A window of Holophagales bacterium contains these coding sequences:
- a CDS encoding sulfite exporter TauE/SafE family protein, with protein sequence MFTTLQLALAAVAAVGAGAVNALAGGGTLITFPMLIALGVPAVGANVTNTVALCPGYLGGTIAQRNDLRGQKRRLWLILPASIVGGVLGGILLLHTGEKLFRSLVPWLILLASGLLAIQDPVRAWLLRRMGDDHSHAGLEKWTWLPVGLASVYGGYFGAGLSVIVLSSLGLTVHDSLTRLNALKQAVAFAVNVAAAVFFLFSGQVVWPMAVVMAAGALLGGTLGGKLAGRVRPSTLRWVVVTVGVAISIVYFVRG encoded by the coding sequence ATGTTCACGACGCTGCAGCTCGCCCTCGCCGCGGTGGCCGCCGTCGGCGCCGGGGCCGTCAACGCCCTGGCGGGCGGCGGCACGTTGATCACCTTCCCGATGCTGATCGCGCTGGGCGTGCCGGCCGTCGGCGCGAACGTGACGAACACGGTCGCGCTCTGCCCGGGCTACCTCGGCGGGACGATCGCCCAGAGGAACGACCTGCGAGGGCAGAAGCGTCGGCTCTGGCTCATCCTCCCGGCCAGCATCGTCGGCGGCGTCCTGGGCGGGATCCTCCTCCTGCACACCGGCGAGAAGCTCTTCCGGAGCCTCGTCCCGTGGCTCATCCTCCTTGCCTCGGGCCTCCTCGCGATCCAGGACCCGGTCCGCGCCTGGCTGCTGCGCCGGATGGGCGACGACCACTCCCACGCGGGCCTCGAGAAGTGGACGTGGCTCCCCGTGGGGCTGGCCTCCGTCTACGGCGGCTACTTCGGCGCGGGCCTGAGCGTCATCGTCCTGTCGTCGCTGGGCCTCACCGTGCACGACTCCCTCACGCGCCTGAACGCGCTGAAGCAGGCGGTCGCGTTCGCGGTCAACGTGGCGGCGGCCGTCTTCTTCCTCTTTTCGGGCCAGGTCGTCTGGCCCATGGCGGTCGTGATGGCCGCCGGCGCCCTCCTCGGTGGAACGCTCGGCGGAAAGCTCGCGGGGCGCGTAAGGCCCTCCACCCTCCGCTGGGTCGTCGTCACGGTCGGCGTCGCCATCTCGATCGTCTACTTCGTGCGCGGGTAG
- a CDS encoding glycine cleavage system protein H: protein MVALLVILTIVLALAVDSFVLARQRRTASVEALQPIVAMKVPQPPQGVFLDAAHTWLRITSDGRLRVGIDDFLAEAVGQIDKVDVPAQGTTIERGSPLFTLTVKGRKLVIPSPASGTVMSANDKAMRDPSAVVRDPYGSGWVASIWTRDHHAAIAPLRIGAAATHFLREELHRLADFMVPSRTMAHVPVMADGGLPGKGSAASLDDASWDTFSREFVNAPAQTPIA, encoded by the coding sequence ATGGTCGCACTGCTCGTCATCCTCACCATCGTCCTCGCGCTCGCCGTCGACAGCTTCGTCCTCGCGCGCCAGCGCCGGACCGCCAGCGTCGAAGCGCTCCAGCCGATCGTGGCGATGAAGGTGCCCCAGCCTCCCCAGGGTGTCTTCCTCGACGCCGCCCACACCTGGCTGCGCATCACCTCCGACGGCCGCCTGCGCGTCGGCATCGACGACTTCCTCGCCGAGGCCGTCGGCCAGATCGACAAGGTCGACGTCCCCGCCCAGGGAACCACCATCGAGCGCGGCAGCCCCCTCTTCACCCTCACCGTCAAGGGCCGCAAGCTCGTCATCCCCTCCCCCGCCTCCGGCACCGTCATGTCGGCCAACGACAAGGCCATGCGCGACCCCTCCGCCGTCGTCCGCGACCCCTACGGCTCCGGCTGGGTCGCCTCCATCTGGACCCGCGACCACCACGCCGCCATCGCCCCCCTGCGCATCGGCGCCGCCGCCACCCACTTCCTGCGCGAAGAGCTCCACCGCCTCGCCGACTTCATGGTCCCCTCCCGCACCATGGCCCACGTCCCCGTCATGGCCGACGGCGGACTCCCCGGCAAGGGCTCGGCCGCCAGCCTCGACGACGCCTCCTGGGACACCTTCTCCCGCGAGTTCGTCAACGCCCCCGCCCAGACCCCGATCGCCTGA
- a CDS encoding DUF3300 domain-containing protein produces MKTLALLGTTLGLSFTAGLNLYATVLMTGLAVRMGWVRLPPGLEGLSALAHPVVLGVAGLLYVIEFLADKIPAVDHVWDAVHTFVRPLGAVLITWTAVSGANMPQALEVPLLLLAGGVSLSTHAGKAGTRLASAGTGAHAVGGGIGLSLLEDVAAFTIAPLALAYPEATLVVVVVGLALLAVVAPLGWRLLRSRMAAIVYLLQHKVVDRQLPGLDTSHLPESVTLAFAENGVLTGEEGLILPAYVSSLPGIPRWTPGFLAVVPGGAVFACRAWFRTRLARVSWADGRPVLAPRLTGYVLHARTPKGRATFTFFPLTAPMGRALERTVAREGEGFSRDVRSPEDLSRAFRARGRRAPSASPDLPPARVSTKGHSLWRGSCAIPAGSMGSGEPGRVLMAASGHEKVTDRAGGHMENRMLRRICFVVAISGIPALSMAQGQVSPAEVGNRALSQVPSLTMAQLSDLVAPIALYPDALLSQVLVASTYPLEVVQAQQWLRRNELLQGQKLMDAARQQPWDASVQGLVAFPDALSTLSQDVQWTTELGNAFLAQESDVMVAVQRLRTQAQAAGRLASDEQQTVSAVAEEGRTVIEIVPANPEVIYVPQYDPYYVWGSPAWGGYPSLAYGYGYGYGPGINVGFWFGGWSWGLGWGWGPNWYGGSVYVNNAFFRHCGYNYGRHGSYYGGHDGGYNGGHNGGHNGGKQAGGHGGRENWQHDGGHRKGVPYAGGGRGGQNRGGSQTSRSTMTNSGTSGRSGNLAASPSGSRTMTSGSRSGGTDEGWRSGNRTEASGLRRGGTDQGWRAGNRTENPGSRSAAPDQGLRAGNRTTASVPRTSGADRGWSSTGEQRRSPQGLSQGQRSAARYSAPAPRSSASSPRYTASSPRSSASSPRYPESSPRYSASSPSHSAPSRSYSAAPRSSSSSAPSRGFQTAPRMSTSSGSGRSSGGGMSQRSGGSGSSRGSSGGRSSGGSSSGGGRRH; encoded by the coding sequence GTCGCCGGGCTGCTCTACGTCATCGAGTTCCTGGCCGACAAGATCCCCGCGGTGGACCATGTCTGGGATGCCGTCCACACGTTCGTCAGGCCGCTCGGAGCCGTCCTGATCACGTGGACCGCTGTCTCCGGGGCGAACATGCCGCAGGCTCTGGAGGTCCCGCTCCTCCTCCTCGCGGGCGGCGTGTCCCTCTCGACGCACGCCGGGAAAGCCGGGACACGCCTCGCGAGCGCCGGCACCGGAGCGCACGCGGTGGGCGGTGGCATCGGCCTCAGCCTGCTGGAGGACGTCGCGGCGTTCACGATTGCACCCCTCGCGCTCGCATACCCCGAGGCCACGCTGGTCGTGGTCGTCGTCGGACTGGCGCTCCTGGCTGTCGTCGCGCCCCTCGGCTGGAGGCTGCTCCGGTCCCGCATGGCGGCGATCGTCTACCTCCTGCAGCACAAGGTCGTCGACCGGCAGCTGCCCGGCCTCGACACCTCCCACCTGCCCGAGTCCGTGACCCTCGCCTTTGCCGAGAACGGCGTCCTCACCGGAGAGGAGGGCCTCATCCTCCCCGCGTACGTGAGCTCGCTGCCCGGCATCCCGCGCTGGACTCCCGGCTTCTTGGCGGTGGTCCCGGGCGGCGCCGTTTTCGCCTGCCGCGCCTGGTTCCGCACCCGGCTGGCGCGGGTCTCCTGGGCCGACGGGAGGCCGGTGCTCGCCCCGCGCCTCACCGGCTATGTGCTTCACGCCAGAACCCCGAAGGGACGTGCGACCTTCACCTTCTTCCCGCTGACTGCGCCCATGGGAAGGGCCCTGGAACGGACGGTGGCACGAGAGGGCGAGGGGTTCTCCAGGGACGTCCGGAGCCCCGAGGATCTCTCCCGGGCGTTTAGAGCGCGAGGACGGCGGGCACCCTCCGCTTCGCCCGACCTCCCGCCTGCGAGGGTCTCCACGAAGGGACATTCACTCTGGCGCGGGTCTTGCGCTATCCCCGCCGGGTCCATGGGGAGCGGCGAGCCCGGCCGAGTCCTCATGGCGGCGTCTGGTCACGAGAAAGTCACGGACAGGGCTGGAGGTCACATGGAAAACAGGATGTTGCGGCGAATCTGCTTCGTGGTGGCGATCTCGGGGATCCCTGCGCTTTCGATGGCGCAGGGGCAGGTGTCTCCTGCCGAGGTCGGCAACCGGGCCCTGAGCCAGGTCCCGAGCCTGACGATGGCCCAGCTCTCCGACCTCGTGGCCCCCATCGCCCTCTATCCCGACGCCCTGCTCAGCCAGGTCCTCGTCGCGAGCACTTATCCGCTGGAGGTCGTGCAGGCGCAGCAGTGGCTGCGGAGAAACGAGCTCCTGCAGGGTCAGAAGCTGATGGACGCGGCCAGGCAGCAACCCTGGGACGCCAGTGTCCAGGGTCTGGTGGCCTTTCCGGACGCCCTCTCGACGCTGAGCCAGGACGTCCAGTGGACCACGGAACTGGGTAACGCCTTCCTTGCGCAGGAGTCGGACGTCATGGTCGCGGTGCAGCGGTTGCGCACGCAGGCCCAGGCGGCGGGCAGGCTCGCATCCGACGAGCAGCAGACGGTCTCGGCCGTGGCCGAGGAAGGACGGACCGTCATCGAGATCGTGCCGGCCAATCCGGAAGTGATCTACGTGCCGCAGTACGACCCGTACTACGTCTGGGGATCGCCGGCGTGGGGCGGCTATCCGTCGCTCGCGTACGGCTATGGCTACGGCTACGGCCCGGGAATCAACGTCGGATTCTGGTTCGGCGGCTGGTCCTGGGGCCTGGGCTGGGGTTGGGGTCCGAACTGGTACGGGGGATCCGTCTACGTCAACAACGCGTTCTTCCGGCACTGCGGCTACAACTACGGTCGCCACGGCAGCTACTACGGCGGCCACGACGGCGGATACAACGGAGGCCACAACGGAGGCCACAACGGCGGGAAGCAGGCCGGAGGACATGGCGGCCGGGAGAACTGGCAGCACGACGGGGGCCACCGCAAGGGAGTCCCTTACGCGGGCGGTGGGCGCGGCGGTCAGAATCGCGGCGGCTCGCAGACTTCACGGTCGACGATGACGAACTCCGGGACCTCGGGACGGTCGGGAAACCTGGCGGCGTCGCCGTCCGGGAGCCGAACGATGACTTCGGGTTCTCGAAGCGGCGGAACGGACGAGGGTTGGCGATCCGGGAACCGGACGGAAGCGTCGGGACTTCGGCGCGGCGGAACGGATCAGGGTTGGCGCGCCGGGAACCGGACGGAGAATCCGGGCTCTCGCAGTGCCGCTCCCGATCAAGGGTTGCGTGCCGGAAACCGGACGACAGCGTCGGTCCCGCGCACCAGTGGGGCGGATCGAGGGTGGAGCTCGACGGGAGAACAGCGGCGCAGCCCGCAGGGCCTGTCCCAGGGCCAGCGCTCGGCGGCAAGATATTCGGCACCCGCGCCCCGCAGCTCGGCCTCATCTCCGCGCTACACGGCGTCGTCGCCCCGCAGCTCGGCCTCGTCGCCGCGTTACCCGGAGTCCTCGCCCCGGTACTCGGCTTCGTCACCGAGCCATTCGGCTCCCTCCCGGAGCTACTCGGCTGCGCCGCGTTCGTCTTCGTCCTCGGCTCCGTCGCGCGGTTTCCAGACGGCGCCGCGTATGTCCACGTCCAGCGGCTCGGGGCGAAGCTCCGGAGGCGGGATGTCGCAGAGGTCCGGCGGTAGCGGTAGCTCGCGCGGATCGTCCGGTGGCCGCAGCTCGGGTGGAAGCTCGTCCGGTGGAGGCCGCCGCCACTGA
- the glgC gene encoding glucose-1-phosphate adenylyltransferase — MEDTLAFVMAGGQGERLKPLTDVRAKPAVPFGGIFRIIDFTLSNCVNSGLRRIFVLTQYKSYSLSNHLKTGWNMFSSRLDQFIDEVPAQQQRGSSWYQGTADAIRQNANFLENKRPRLALILSGDHVYKMDYRLLRALHDEKHAGLTVACVRLPAEEAAGNFGVMEVDGEGRIVGFEEKPAEPKTIPGTSDCLASMGIYLFEADCLREALDNDTLDFGKDVIPMLIRQGTPVFAYDFTRRNAIPEWEFVKADGLRRKELVPRSSDSDYWRDVGTLEQYWLANLDLVQPHPRFNVYGEHFPLFSAPGHFPPAKFVHEMPDRTGVAVNSIVADGVIVSGATVRESVLGSGVYVHSWAMIEKSVLLGGSIRGGILTETSIGRHCRVRNAIIDKNVHLSENTSIGYDRAADEGRGLKTVSMTGSSDYIVVVPKDYSL, encoded by the coding sequence ATGGAAGACACGCTGGCGTTCGTCATGGCAGGTGGACAGGGGGAGCGTCTGAAGCCGCTCACCGACGTGCGGGCGAAACCGGCGGTTCCCTTCGGGGGCATCTTCCGGATCATCGACTTCACCCTGTCCAACTGCGTCAACTCGGGCCTCCGGCGGATCTTCGTCCTCACGCAGTACAAGTCGTATTCCCTCTCCAACCACCTCAAGACGGGCTGGAACATGTTCAGCTCGCGCCTCGACCAGTTCATCGACGAGGTGCCGGCCCAGCAGCAGCGCGGAAGCAGCTGGTACCAGGGAACGGCCGACGCCATCCGGCAGAACGCGAACTTCCTCGAGAACAAGCGCCCGCGGCTGGCGCTCATCCTCTCGGGCGATCACGTCTACAAGATGGACTACCGGCTCCTCAGGGCCCTCCACGACGAGAAGCACGCCGGTCTCACGGTCGCCTGCGTCCGGCTCCCGGCGGAAGAGGCTGCGGGGAACTTCGGCGTGATGGAGGTGGACGGGGAGGGGCGGATCGTCGGGTTCGAGGAGAAGCCGGCGGAGCCGAAGACGATACCCGGCACGTCCGACTGCCTCGCCTCTATGGGGATCTACCTCTTCGAGGCGGACTGCCTCCGGGAGGCCCTCGACAACGACACCCTCGATTTCGGCAAGGACGTCATTCCCATGCTCATCCGGCAGGGGACCCCGGTCTTCGCGTACGACTTCACGCGGCGCAACGCGATCCCCGAGTGGGAGTTCGTCAAGGCCGACGGCCTGCGCCGCAAGGAGCTCGTACCGAGGTCCAGCGACTCCGACTACTGGCGCGACGTCGGGACGCTCGAGCAGTACTGGCTCGCCAACCTCGACCTCGTTCAGCCGCACCCGAGGTTCAACGTCTACGGCGAGCACTTCCCTCTCTTCTCGGCTCCCGGGCATTTCCCGCCCGCGAAGTTCGTCCACGAGATGCCCGACCGGACGGGGGTGGCGGTCAACTCGATCGTCGCCGACGGCGTCATCGTGAGCGGTGCCACGGTGCGCGAATCGGTGCTCGGCAGCGGGGTGTACGTCCACAGCTGGGCGATGATCGAGAAATCGGTCCTCCTCGGCGGGTCCATCCGCGGCGGCATCCTCACCGAGACGAGCATTGGCCGGCACTGCCGGGTCCGCAACGCCATCATCGACAAGAACGTCCACCTCTCGGAGAACACGTCGATCGGCTACGACCGCGCCGCGGACGAAGGGCGCGGGCTGAAGACGGTTTCGATGACGGGGAGCAGCGACTACATCGTCGTCGTGCCGAAGGACTACTCCCTGTAG